ACCAGCAGAAAGTGAAGACAGAGAAAAGCGGCGTTACCGGGTTCGTAAGATCTATTACAGGAAACATAAAAGGAATCATTCCTCTGAAGAACATGTTGGGGAAAAGTCTAATGAGTCAATGTCAGAAGAAAAAAGGAACCTACAGCAAGGGGAAGAGGAGGATCATtgggaaggaaaaaaatattcatctgAGCAAATCACCAAGCCAGACACGGAGAAAAGACATTATGATGAAAAGAGACACCACTCAGAAGAAAGTGAAGAGGAAAGACATAGTGATAAAAAAAAGTCCCATTTTGAAGACGGTGAGGAAGAAGGAAACGAGGAACACACCGATGAGAAGAGACAAGAAGAAAGTGAAAAACACCAtagcgaagaagaaagaaacgGCAACCATGAACGTGACAAGTTGGGTCATTACACTGGTGGGGAAGAAAATGAGGAAGAACAAGATCAGCAGCACGAACAGAAAAGGCATGAAGCTGATGTTAGTGATGAGCAGGAAGAACAACATAATCATGATGAAAAAAAGAGACAGCATTCTGAAGAAAGTGAGGCAGAGGAAGAAAGGCAGCCTCATCAAGATAACTTAAAGAAAAGCGAGGACATGGCAGGAGATAAGCAATATTCCGAGGCAAAACGGGATGACTCAAAAGAAAGTGAAGAGGAGATCAAAAAAAGGCATCATCTCAGTGATGAAGACAAAGCAGGAGAAGAGGAAAAACAACGTAAAAAACGTAGCAGTTTAGAAGATCACGAAGAAGACGGAACACAACAGCATTACTCTAAAAAGAAAAGCCATCCTTTAGAAGACaaggaagaagaaacaaagaGACAACACCATGAAGTCAAACGCCACCACTCAGAAGGGAGTGATGAAGAGGAACAAAGACATCATAGTTATGTAAAACGACACCACTCTGAGGAaagacaggaggaggaggaggaagaagagagtgaagaaaaagaagaaaaacagcaatatGAGAAAGAAAAGCATTACCATTCTGAGGAAAgtcaggaagaggaggaggagggcaaGGAAAAGAAGCACCATGAAGACAAGCGCCACCACTCAGAAGAAAGTGAGGAAGTGGAACAAAAGAGACATCACCATGAAGCTAAGCGCCACCACTTAGAAGAAAGTGAGGAAGACAATGAAAAGGATCATAGCAAAGCTAAGCATCACCACTCACAAGAAAGTGAAGAAGAACAGGCAAAATTTAAGCGACATCACCCAGAAGAAAGCGAGGAAGAGAGACCTCATCACGAAGCCAAGCGCCAGCACCCAGAAGAAagcgaggaagaggaggaagagagaCCTCACCATGAAGCCAAGCGGCACCACTCAGAAGAaagtgaagaggaggaggaaaagaGACATCACCTTGAAGCCAAACGCCATCATGCAGGAGAAaatgaggaagaagaggaagacagaCATCATCATGAAGCCAAGCGCCACCACGCAGAAGAAAGCGAGGAAGAGGTGGGAAAGAGACATCACCATGAATCCAAACGGCATCACTCAGGAGAAAGTGAGGAAGATGAGGAAAAGAGACATCATCATGAAGCCAAGCGCCACCACTCAGAAGAAAGTGAGGAAGAGGTGGAAAAGAGACATCACCATGAAGCCAAACGGCATCACTCAGGAGAAAGTGAGGAAGATGAGGAAAAGAGACATCATCATGAAGCCAAGCACCACCACTCAGAAGAaagtgaggaagaggaggaaaagAGACATCACCATGAAGCCAAACGGCATCACTCAGGAGAaagtgaggaagaggaggaaaagAGACATCACCATGAAGCCAAGCGCCACCACTCAGGAGAaagtgaggaagaggaggaaaagAGACATCACCATGAAGCCAAGCGTCACCACTCGGAAGAAAGCAAGGAAGAGTTGGAAAAGAGACATCACCATGAAGCCAAACGGCATCACTCAGGAGAAAGTGAGGAAGAGGAGACAAAAAGACATCACAATGAAGCAAAGCGCCATTACTCAGAGGAAAGTGTTGAGCCAGACAGAGAGGAAGAAGAGGACAAGAGACATCATAATGAGGCCAAGCGTCACCACTCAGAAGAAAGTGAGGAAGAGGAAAGACACTTCTCTATTGAAGAGAAGCACCATCACTCAGAAGAAAGTGAAGAACCACCAGAAAAAAGGCACCTGATAGAAGATAAAAGGCACATTTCAATGGACAACAGCAATGAGGATTTTAGGAAGAGGCATCTTCCTtggaaaaatgtacagtacagtgagGAAGCAAACAATTACCAGAGTGAAGATGAACAAGACAGGGAAGATGATGAAAATGCCTTCCATGATGTAGAAACCTCAAATCCCAATCAATGGACCTATAAGGAGAAATCTACCAATAGGCAACATCCACAACATCCATATTTGAGGCAGCTATGGTGGCCTAAAAGTTACAATGTTCAAAATAACCTAAGAGCAAGTAACCTTGGACGTGAAGAAAATAGACGACTAGATGCCAAGCGCCAGTATGGAGACCTTGAAGAAGAAGACTGGTGGGACAAGAGGCATGACAGTATGCCATACTGGGAACAGGAGGAGAAAAGGAATTACCTCTCTGCGCATAGTTTCCCAGAGAAGAGGCAATATGGCAGTaacaggatggatgagcttgcaAAGCTGTTAAATTATAAAAAGTCTGTTCCATTCCCGGACACCGAGTCAGAAGAGAAGCAAAGTCACCATGAGTTAAGaggggaattgaagagtctccaTCAGAAACCTTTAACACAAGAAGAGGTGAGATgatgttttgttttaaactgcATTCATTTAAAACTGAGATTTGAGAGAGTCCACACAACAGTTTTCTAGAAGTCAggagaaatgaaagagaaaagggAGAAGGCCAATTGCTCCACGTGGATGGAATGACCAAACTCATTTTTTTAGTAAAAATCCAGCCATTCAGCTGTGCATAACTAGATTTTATGCAAGATTTTCCATAACTACATAGATGGAAGTCACATCTGTGTTTTAGCAAAGGTTATAGTTTCATGTGGGTCTGTGTTAGACCTCCAGTATCACACACTCTTTTAAATCTACAtcatcacacaagacagaacaGTAAGGCAGGAcagaaaatgacacttttattaTGAACTTAACTAATTGTAtccaaaatgtaaataattgaGTAAAAGAAGCATAACCAAAATACCTTCAACCACCTAAGCAGCAGTTCGTCCCGCGTCCATGTCCTTGCTATCAAGTGGTTCTCTCCCTTATTGTGTTGATTTGTCTCTGGTCCAGCTTGGTCTAGGCTACTGCATGGCTTTTGTATGGTGAGAGAAAATGGCCTTACCTACTCAGGATGGAAAACAGCAGGGAGTAGCAGGCATTTGTTGGCCTCAACTATCTAGTCCTTCACACCTCTTGGAGTAGTGGGTGTGACGTTCTCCAAGGACTATGCGCAGGCAGCACTGACCAGTCAACAGTCAGTTCCATCTTGTTCTGGGGAGCATTTCCTGAGAGACTTAAAATACTCCGTAATCAATAATTAACAGAGAAATACTGGCTGCCCAGGGGTGAAATAATAACCCTCCTTGGTCTGGTGCAAGAAGAGCTGGAAACAACAACAAACTGGAATTTTGCCCCAATGTGCAGCTTATGACACCTCTCTGTTTCTGTGCCATCAGTGGATTCTTGCAGACTGCCAGAGCACTTTCAGTAAATTATGGATACCTCTGGTATAGACTTCTCTTATTAGTCATTCACAAAGATTGATGGTTTCCAGCGAATGTACCCCTGACTTTCAGCTAGATGCTAAACACCTGCATGCAAAAGTCTTATCTTGATCAGTCATAAATGTCCCCGAGCAAGGTCATGCCAATACTGCTTCcctgcattttaaaatgacttattGTCAGACATTAAAGAATTACAcccaaaaaattatatattttttaaatgttaccccATATAGTTCGTAGCTGCagccgaaaaaaaaaaaattaatcttatgCTTTCTTggagaaattaaatattgaatactCCAACACAATGTTGCTCTGTGATGATCAATTGTGGACAACcataaaacaatttgaacaatgaaaagtcaCATAACTTAGTCAAACTGTGCAAAATGTGTGCaccttttgctaaaatattttcagttactTCTGGAAAACCATGTACTGAATGTCTCAtttgaattaaaagatttgccTTTCCACCTCATCCATTGGTCATGAAtcctgtctttaattcaaaagcacTGAACTGTGGGAGTGACATTCAATGCAAAGATTTCAGGAATATGttagcaaaaaatgcacacattttgcacAGATTGGCCATACGAATGGATatcagacatgtggattatgcgaagAGTTATGAGAGAGTTAACTTTTTTTCACTCATGGACATTTCTCACATTTGTCCACCATTTTCCAGAATTGGATACTGCAGGGCACTGAAactacaagggtaaatcaaaaaactaaatgcaaatcaaaaatgacaatgtAACTAACTTATACAAGATGACGCAATGCAACACATTCACAATGACTTctgggtagtttgaacatgcacagtacagcgctctgctgttagtctaaagtatctatctatctatctagttgaaaCCAAGGTCAGATGAACATGGACGCTTCACTGTAGGATTGCAATATTGTTGAACAACACTCCTTAGTGAGATTTCTTTAGATAGAGAGAATGAAACAATGATGTACTCCCACAGctgagcatccatgttcatttgaccttggcttcaagtaGACTAAGGGCTGAGCACTAcatgtgtttgaactacccataagccactgtgAATGTGTTGTACTGTGTCAGCTTCTGTTTATTGTAGTTACCGTGTAATTTTCCAAATTGCATTTTGATTCACCCTTGCACATGgggtatgattaaaaaaaaaaaattggggggtTTAGTACTCCTTTAACTTCCTTATTAGGTTAATTGTTTAATATGTTTAGAAACAAACATttataacaattaaaagaaaaaggaaaaaaaaggacacCTATATGCTATATATTACCATTACTTCCTGGAATTTTGTGTTTCGCACCCTGTCCCTGTTTCTTGTTTTTGGTAAAATGTTCCACTTCAGTTTTATTCATGTTAATTACTGTTAACGGGCTtcttttagtttatttaattatctCTAGCTGTAAAAACAGTACTAAAAGTGTTGGTCCCGAACGTCACTGGATAAACGTGTCTCGCGAAAACAATACACCCAAGGATTGTCTGGGCTGTAAAAGTGGCAACAGCATTAGTGCTGATCGTTGCTTGGGAAACTATATAGGCGACAGGCCAGAGTGTTAACCAGGCAATGGTGCAGACACGTTTTGACCTATTATCATAATGGCATCTAGAGGTGGGCGGTAcgaccaaaattctgtatcacggtatttttctaaattctgccggtttcacggtattagacggtatttttttccccatgcatgagtggatgttaaccacattttccactgcaattactgcagtagactgcctaagaataacctattagactgttatgagaattgtacattgtacaaaaagacattttaatgtgcacacaagtattaatccaggtttgcatggccccataaagtgacagttttcaaggggatggcactaaagagaaggaatcacattgcatgacagatgcagtcaaaatatagaacctttaacactagaattaccagggcctacgaaaaaactcgtatatccggcccaccttaaatcgcttcttaaatccgttcacacctctccgccagcatcctttgtcctctaaatgtgctgataaaagacaagctgccagcagccggctattccatccccccaccgacttagaacgtgagcgaacttttcccagctcacgccttgattgtttacctgggagtgaagtggagttttacagtggaaatgatagatcgttatttggaagacacgcatgaaatgcgtgttccgtttctaaagtaatctgtgtaaacacattgttaaaacagaaactttttcatattttagtaataaatgttacaaaatgtagtaggcataaactatagaatatgtaaagcccgagttccaaagatcaaataaacactttcacaaaagcttcaagaatgagttaacagcttctgtggcgtagtgggctaagatttgcctcttagcacagagcagcttttccttgcctcacagacctgagttcgattccccgctggggatgaagtgttgcttttttttcttttcttttacacctcaaacggacataaaatttatacattggtatgcactgtcagttactgagatcgttatattttcatgtgggatgctccttttaaaatatttttttaataattgagactgcaattaacaggaacaactgtccttataatttatttttaagatccataacacacagacagacagagcactgcgtaatagagagacagacaggcagagaagtcactagatatataaataaacagggaagccacgtgtactgaaagaaaaaaagaacaacatgtgcgttgtccctgactctctaagtaagatcgggggaggggtgatgttagagcgcctgcgcttattcagtacagctgggacaacgcacatgttgttctttttttctttcagtacacgtggcttccctgtttatttatatatctagtgacttctctgcctgtctgtctctctattacgcagtgctctgtctgtctgtgtgttatggatcttaaaaataagttataaggacagttgttcctgttaattgcagtctcaattgttaaaaaaatattttaaaaggagcatcccacatgaaaataacgatctcagtaactgacagtgcataccaatgtataaattttatgtccgtttgaggtttaaaagaaaagaaaaaaaagcaacacttcatccccagcggggaatcgaactcaggtctgtgaggcaaggaaaagctgctctgcgctaagaggcaaatcttaacacgctacgccacagaagctgttgaatctttcttgaagcttttgtgaaagtgtttatttgatctttggaactcgggctttaaatattctatagtttatgcctactacattttgtaacatttattactaaaatatgaaaaagtttctgttttaacaatgtgtttacacagattactttagaataatgacctcttatttccactgtaaaactccacttcactcccacataatcaatcaaggcgtgagctgggaaaacttcgctcacgttctaagtcggtggggggatggaatagccggctgccggcagcttgtcttttatcagcacatttagaggacaaaggatgctggcggagaggtgtgaacggatttaagaagcgatttaaggtgggccggatatacgagttttttcgtaggctctggtaattctagtgttaattgaacaaattttgcaaaagcttaaactatgattttgacaacatattttcaaccatccaaagaggcatttagacttagtaaaatatccagaggtgtttgtcaaaagttggattgcactgaataagtcttagaaaaggaataaatagtaaatattttttgtaaaccaactacacttcctgttaatgttaacaatctctgtccactgacacgttaaagtgactttttaaacaattttaccatcattaaactgcataatatttaaattaataaataataacaataaaatacataatagtattactgatagttgcactgttacttcaaggcttcaagcccaggtgcattacacagtattcaccaaattaaaataaaataaaacaagtgcaacttggtgatgacatcttaccaactgtaccatcatttaggcaaactgcattaatacggaccttgcttcaagctaagtatatacataaataataaaaactgcaacttgcatttataatgctgttgtggtatagccctatggaagcgcattagggccactgtgaagaaaaaaaaaaatatggacatggaagaaaaaaacaaactatatttcgagaataaattcgacatgttgactatgtcaagatgaaagtcgacatttccactttactcatggtttattttataattaaagtagaatgttgtaaactaaacttcatcctaaaatcaatgtttaatttactagattttctcaaaccctgtcacaagttaatgcagcacatcaaatactttgtgttaagtgttccccgacccagtcgttaatcactacgtttcttaaactgacttcctccgcactaagagcaggcgcctgcagcaatcaccgcacagaatccattcacttcatgatattcctactctctaccaaaaccccagctcctatctttcctttttctttctccacattaccaatcaccacgcgataaacgtctttgtgaaattaaaactagttattaacttagccgacggagtgttcagaactttaaaaatatcttcgttatacatgtttaattatgccatccattcagagttgtgcccatctctgaatgagtcgatagcacatcgcagaatgaatacaagcaaaacatacactagcaagtacaaaaacaagtgcaacttggcttgcagtattatccagtagtatagaaacagtatttacacatctgaccttttaaaactaaagtatctccaggcgacggacgtgactcctttttttcggcaaaagttcttctgttcatcatgttcaactttacttttagttcagtttcggaatgctctctgtccattttcaccgcgcggcatataCCTATACTACCGCCCACtgtttggtggtgtagcagtgaaaaagagccctagtgcaacaaatctgtgtttagaagtgtagcagtgaaaaaggtccccacttgaacagtttcccgctgcgccacgttccgaatgtcgtttaggcaatttaaaccggcgTTGcgatataagaaaaatccatatcataaaaaaaataaacggttttcggtatgaaccggtataccgcccagcactaatggcatcttttaaaaaatgcttttcagCAACCTaggtgttgcacgctcttgaAAGTGATACaagcagggatgatgaagtgaatctgtcttcaggcggTGAAACTGAAACGCACcgtgaaatcaaaagtgattctgatgaatatGAAGGTGGCACTTGTGTCAactgcacatgtgcagtgtgctattCAAAAGAtaatcagtctggaaagaaaatccgcaAGAAATCACGCTACTATTGTCCCAAGTGTGACGCCGGATTGTGCATTTCACATTTTGCTTCAACATATACCAAatacattttgacagtatatatggtattaccaatatgtttttattacttttaccATAATTATACTTTCTACACCTCTGACTTTATACTTAGTGTTTTacacgttttacagtagaaagatgagattctTATAAATATGTCGTAATTTttgaagccaaaaaatgcaacgctttttacgtttttatttcaagaaaacaaTGTAACACTAATGAGGCTACAGTATGTcctttctgtttcttgttaattgttttactgttttgcgAGAACCCAAGTTAAGGTTAAAGGCACCTGGGTGTTCCGAATTGTACTCAAAGCAAGATGGACAAACTGAGCtctaataaactaaataaatagcTTATTGTGTAAACTAATCACTACAATATCTAAATGAGACACCACACTACTCAGCCCCAAAAGGAGTCTGAATAAAATTTGTTTGGACTCTGACAAAACAAACCACATAAATCACCACTGTTTAGATCACCACCACTAATTGGGAAAGAGAATTACTAACAGAAGTAAATTATAGGTGTACAGGGTTATTACTGTTACATATAcaggagtacagtgaaattcttacttacatatgctaatcaacatgctaCAAATAATTATGATTAGTGAACAGGATcaccttacctcaaaactgttTTTCTGACACAGAAGATCCTAGAAAAGTCAATACTGTTAGGATAATAATTAATGCACATATTAAACTGAGAaaagacacaaatatatatttttttccccagaaaatCTTCAGACCTgttctctttgacattttgttttgataCTTTGTGCTAAAATCGCttaattgccccccccccccccaaaaaaaaaacacccccccccccctcaattccccagaatgtcaaagtaaaaacaagattttaggaaattctgaaaaatatgattaaaaaaaactgaaatatccctcAAGTATTCAGATACTTTCCTATGACACTTGAAAATGGGCTCAGATGCCTTCCATTTTTTTTGATCATTACAGAGatttttggagtccacctgtggtcaagatacatacacacactataataatattatatattatatatatatatatatatatatatatatatatatatatatatatatattagtcccACATGTGTGCAAAGGCCAAGCAATGAGGCTGAAGCAACTGTCTTTTTTGAGTTTACAggcaggattgtgtcgaggcacgGATTATCTAGGGgaggctatacaaaaaaaaaaattaaaatcctgcagcactgaatgttcCCAAGAGCACAACTGCGTTTATAATTCTTAGATCTAAGAAGTTGTAAACTAGCTGGCCACCagtctaaactgagcaatcatgggagaaggaCCATGGTAAGAGAGGTTACCAAGAACCTGATGATTACTCTGGCTGAGCTCTGGAGAACCTGCGTGGTGaggagagaaacttccagaaaaacaaccaccactgcaacccTCCACTAATCCGTGCTTTATGGCAGAGAGGCCAGGTGACACATGAaaacccacttggagtttgcaaaaaggcacctagaGGACTCTCAAACTgtgacaaacaacaacaacatttatttctatagcacattttcatacaaataatgtagctcaaagtgctttacatgatgaagagaaaaaaaaaagacaaagtaagaattaaaataagacaacactaattgacatagaataagagtaaggcccgatggccagggaggaaagaaaaaacaaaaataaactccagacggcaggagaaaaaaaaaaaaaaatctgcaggggttccagaccatgagaccgcccagccccttcATGTTACAAacaagattctgtggtctgatgaaactgAGACTGAACCCTTTAGCCTCCATACTAAGCATCACATCTGGAATAAAACCagacaccactcatcacctgtgcaatacaaCTCTTATCAGTAAAGCATGCTCGTGAATAcattatgctgtggggttgtttttcagtggtgtGAATTGGGACACTAGTCAGGGTTGAAATTGGAATGGAATAAAGTACaaagatatctttaatgaaaacctgctcagaaCCAAAGACTGTGCTCAAAGGTTCTCCTTCCGACAGTACAAGGactctaaacacaaagcaaaggcaGTAGAAGAGTATCTTAGGGACAACTTTGAACCACCCTGTGCGGTACACAAACAGGGGTTAGATAGTACAACATTTTAGGGGGTCTTGActtaaaagtttgggaacccctattCTAAAAGTATTCCATTATTGATGAACAAGAAGGTCGAAATTTATGATAGctgcttttgatttaaaactcTCTTAGACAGTCCAAAGGATAAAACCATCAATACTTACAAACTTTGTACAGGccaatttaaatatcattaaagtcCTTGGTTTTTATCACTTAAGAGCCAAGCATATATGGATGTCACGGTTACAAACTATAACATCAGGCTGCAAAATCTGTGAGAGACTAGAATCCAAGAATGTACAACTCAAATTGCGTCCATGAATAAAACCAAATCTAAAAAGCATTAACTACTGCTATTTATTGCACAAAAAGATCACATCAGACTGCAGTGCTCCAAGAATAATTGAGGATACAGGGATGTGAGATGTCATTCAGTGAGGTCCGACAGTTCTTACAATAGCCCTAATATCTGTACCTGGACACATTTACAATGGTACGGACTTCTTTGTGCCCTTTGACAGGATTAATATTCAAGGATGGGTATATTTATAATTCTTGAAACcaacaaaaatgttacaaagaCAGCACTGCCATTATGTATTTGAGATTAATGCACAAGGTCACAACAAGCTACTGCCTCTCTCTCA
The sequence above is drawn from the Erpetoichthys calabaricus chromosome 15, fErpCal1.3, whole genome shotgun sequence genome and encodes:
- the LOC114666059 gene encoding sarcoplasmic reticulum histidine-rich calcium-binding protein isoform X31, coding for MKLLPCLLAVSCTLGVISALPISTEEREQNAVKECIVEVLSNALGKANAPPVDPSCKDILQKSPKHETTEKIDEEPLKSDEGNKEEQVEDIKRHQEEVNKNESEEARRQQKEYDKRHYKEKDERNHKEETGEESSSAEERRHHEKETKRHPLSREDDLKQDQPEEKRDESYENSQDVTDGIYAGHYKRSESYDNSQDVTDGIYTSHYKRGESYDNSQDVTDGIYTNHYKRGEEDSGEEQGLETQQHPRSSNEPAESEDREKRRYRVRKIYYRKHKRNHSSEEHVGEKSNESMSEEKRNLQQGEEEDHWEGKKYSSEQITKPDTEKRHYDEKRHHSEESEEERHSDKKKSHFEDGEEEGNEEHTDEKRQEESEKHHSEEERNGNHERDKLGHYTGGEENEEEQDQQHEQKRHEADVSDEQEEQHNHDEKKRQHSEESEAEEERQPHQDNLKKSEDMAGDKQYSEAKRDDSKESEEEIKKRHHLSDEDKAGEEEKQRKKRSSLEDHEEDGTQQHYSKKKSHPLEDKEEETKRQHHEVKRHHSEGSDEEEQRHHSYVKRHHSEERQEEEEEEESEEKEEKQQYEKEKHYHSEESQEEEEEGKEKKHHEDKRHHSEESEEVEQKRHHHEAKRHHLEESEEDNEKDHSKAKHHHSQESEEEQAKFKRHHPEESEEERPHHEAKRQHPEESEEEEEERPHHEAKRHHSEESEEEEEKRHHLEAKRHHAGENEEEEEDRHHHEAKRHHAEESEEELEKRHHHEAKRHHSGESEEEETKRHHNEAKRHYSEESVEPDREEEEDKRHHNEAKRHHSEESEEEERHFSIEEKHHHSEESEEPPEKRHLIEDKRHISMDNSNEDFRKRHLPWKNVQYSEEANNYQSEDEQDREDDENAFHDVETSNPNQWTYKEKSTNRQHPQHPYLRQLWWPKSYNVQNNLRASNLGREENRRLDAKRQYGDLEEEDWWDKRHDSMPYWEQEEKRNYLSAHSFPEKRQYGSNRMDELAKLLNYKKSVPFPDTESEEKQSHHELRGELKSLHQKPLTQEEENELDNLSAMDLELQKIAEKLHGNHRG
- the LOC114666059 gene encoding trichohyalin isoform X33, which gives rise to MKLLPCLLAVSCTLGVISALPISTEEREQNAVKECIVEVLSNALGKANAPPVDPSCKDILQKSPKHETTEKIDEEPLKSDEGNKEEQVEDIKRHQEEVNKNESEEARRQQKEYDKRHYKEKDERNHKEETGEESSSAEERRHHEKETKRHPLSREDDLKQDQPEEKRDESYENSQDVTDGIYAGHYKRSESYDNSQDVTDGIYTSHYKRGESYDNSQDVTDGIYTNHYKRGEEDSGEEQGLETQQHPRSSNEPAESEDREKRRYRVRKIYYRKHKRNHSSEEHVGEKSNESMSEEKRNLQQGEEEDHWEGKKYSSEQITKPDTEKRHYDEKRHHSEESEEERHSDKKKSHFEDGEEEGNEEHTDEKRQEESEKHHSEEERNGNHERDKLGHYTGGEENEEEQDQQHEQKRHEADVSDEQEEQHNHDEKKRQHSEESEAEEERQPHQDNLKKSEDMAGDKQYSEAKRDDSKESEEEIKKRHHLSDEDKAGEEEKQRKKRSSLEDHEEDGTQQHYSKKKSHPLEDKEEETKRQHHEVKRHHSEGSDEEEQRHHSYVKRHHSEERQEEEEEEESEEKEEKQQYEKEKHYHSEESQEEEEEGKEKKHHEDKRHHSEESEEVEQKRHHHEAKRHHLEESEEDNEKDHSKAKHHHSQESEEEQAKFKRHHPEESEEERPHHEAKRQHPEESEEEEEERPHHEAKRHHSEESEEEEEKRHHLEAKRHHAGENEEEEEDRHHHEAKRHHAEESEEEVEKRHHHEAKRHHSGESEEKRHHNEAKRHYSEESVEPDREEEEDKRHHNEAKRHHSEESEEEERHFSIEEKHHHSEESEEPPEKRHLIEDKRHISMDNSNEDFRKRHLPWKNVQYSEEANNYQSEDEQDREDDENAFHDVETSNPNQWTYKEKSTNRQHPQHPYLRQLWWPKSYNVQNNLRASNLGREENRRLDAKRQYGDLEEEDWWDKRHDSMPYWEQEEKRNYLSAHSFPEKRQYGSNRMDELAKLLNYKKSVPFPDTESEEKQSHHELRGELKSLHQKPLTQEEENELDNLSAMDLELQKIAEKLHGNHRG
- the LOC114666059 gene encoding sarcoplasmic reticulum histidine-rich calcium-binding protein isoform X23; amino-acid sequence: MKLLPCLLAVSCTLGVISALPISTEEREQNAVKECIVEVLSNALGKANAPPVDPSCKDILQKSPKHETTEKIDEEPLKSDEGNKEEQVEDIKRHQEEVNKNESEEARRQQKEYDKRHYKEKDERNHKEETGEESSSAEERRHHEKETKRHPLSREDDLKQDQPEEKRDESYENSQDVTDGIYAGHYKRSESYDNSQDVTDGIYTSHYKRGESYDNSQDVTDGIYTNHYKRGEEDSGEEQGLETQQHPRSSNEPAESEDREKRRYRVRKIYYRKHKRNHSSEEHVGEKSNESMSEEKRNLQQGEEEDHWEGKKYSSEQITKPDTEKRHYDEKRHHSEESEEERHSDKKKSHFEDGEEEGNEEHTDEKRQEESEKHHSEEERNGNHERDKLGHYTGGEENEEEQDQQHEQKRHEADVSDEQEEQHNHDEKKRQHSEESEAEEERQPHQDNLKKSEDMAGDKQYSEAKRDDSKESEEEIKKRHHLSDEDKAGEEEKQRKKRSSLEDHEEDGTQQHYSKKKSHPLEDKEEETKRQHHEVKRHHSEGSDEEEQRHHSYVKRHHSEERQEEEEEEESEEKEEKQQYEKEKHYHSEESQEEEEEGKEKKHHEDKRHHSEESEEVEQKRHHHEAKRHHLEESEEDNEKDHSKAKHHHSQESEEEQAKFKRHHPEESEEERPHHEAKRQHPEESEEEEEERPHHEAKRHHSEENEEKRHHHEAKRHHSEESEEEVEKRHHHEAKRHHSGEKEEKRHHHEAKRHHSGESEEEEEKRHHHEAKRHHSGEKLEKRHHHEAKRHHSGESEEEETKRHHNEAKRHYSEESVEPDREEEEDKRHHNEAKRHHSEESEEEERHFSIEEKHHHSEESEEPPEKRHLIEDKRHISMDNSNEDFRKRHLPWKNVQYSEEANNYQSEDEQDREDDENAFHDVETSNPNQWTYKEKSTNRQHPQHPYLRQLWWPKSYNVQNNLRASNLGREENRRLDAKRQYGDLEEEDWWDKRHDSMPYWEQEEKRNYLSAHSFPEKRQYGSNRMDELAKLLNYKKSVPFPDTESEEKQSHHELRGELKSLHQKPLTQEEENELDNLSAMDLELQKIAEKLHGNHRG